In Sphingobium sp. B2D3C, a genomic segment contains:
- a CDS encoding MFS transporter, with the protein MTRRQLTVALILLASINAFGFLDRVMIALIAEKIKAEFLLSDLQIGLLGGTAFAVVNAFASVPIARLAERYNRARVTASFLMLASVFTALAGATVSFFQLFLCRCGMAAGNAATEAPPHSMISDMVPPEKRASALSLYMLGVPVAALVGSFAGGAIAEHFGWRDTFVFFGVMGGLIALLCFFCLHEPERSVPPAAAGSGKLGTWQVVRLLLGNKSIRYVLAGLAFISLGAFGVNTFLPAFFSRNFGLDAAQAGLVFGVVSGIAAFFGTLLGGYGSEHMARRDGRWLLGFPALGTVIGVPIFLAGLSSNMLFIAIPLMLVGSFSFYTAMGPAIATLHGSLDSFSRATGSAVFLLMVHLFGQGLGPPSVGVVSDMASSFIYGGSQFATQCAGAAGQVQGSACAAASALGLRYAIGLFAIFFLLGGLMLYLAARTNHRAAQATVPAH; encoded by the coding sequence GCTCACCGTCGCCCTGATCCTGCTCGCCTCGATCAACGCCTTCGGTTTCCTCGACCGGGTGATGATCGCGCTCATTGCGGAGAAGATCAAAGCCGAGTTCCTGCTCAGCGATCTTCAGATCGGCCTGCTCGGCGGCACAGCCTTCGCGGTGGTGAACGCCTTTGCGAGCGTTCCCATTGCGCGCCTGGCAGAACGCTACAACCGCGCCCGCGTGACCGCGAGCTTCCTCATGCTCGCCTCCGTCTTCACGGCACTGGCGGGCGCGACGGTCAGCTTCTTCCAGCTTTTCCTGTGCCGCTGCGGCATGGCGGCCGGCAATGCGGCGACCGAGGCCCCACCCCACTCGATGATCTCCGACATGGTCCCGCCGGAAAAGCGCGCCTCGGCCCTGTCGCTCTACATGCTCGGCGTGCCGGTGGCGGCTCTGGTCGGATCATTCGCGGGCGGCGCCATTGCCGAACATTTCGGCTGGCGTGACACGTTCGTTTTCTTCGGCGTGATGGGCGGGCTGATCGCTTTGCTCTGCTTCTTCTGCCTGCATGAACCAGAGCGCAGCGTGCCGCCTGCTGCTGCCGGATCGGGCAAGCTCGGCACATGGCAGGTGGTGCGGCTTCTGCTGGGCAACAAGAGCATCCGTTATGTGCTCGCAGGCCTCGCCTTCATCAGCCTTGGCGCCTTTGGGGTGAACACATTCCTTCCCGCTTTCTTCTCCCGCAATTTCGGGCTGGATGCGGCGCAGGCGGGTCTCGTCTTCGGCGTCGTCTCCGGCATTGCCGCCTTTTTCGGCACGCTGCTCGGCGGCTATGGCAGTGAGCATATGGCCCGGCGCGATGGGCGCTGGCTGCTTGGCTTCCCGGCGCTCGGCACCGTGATCGGCGTACCGATCTTCCTGGCAGGGCTGAGCAGCAACATGCTGTTCATCGCCATTCCGCTCATGCTGGTCGGCTCCTTCTCCTTCTACACCGCGATGGGGCCGGCGATCGCGACGCTGCACGGCTCGCTGGACAGCTTCAGCCGGGCGACCGGATCGGCCGTGTTCCTGTTGATGGTCCATCTGTTCGGTCAGGGGCTGGGACCGCCATCCGTCGGCGTGGTCAGCGACATGGCGTCGAGCTTCATCTATGGGGGCAGTCAGTTCGCCACCCAGTGCGCCGGGGCTGCCGGACAGGTTCAGGGCTCAGCCTGCGCGGCGGCCTCGGCCCTGGGCCTGCGCTATGCTATCGGCCTGTTCGCCATCTTCTTCCTGCTCGGCGGGCTGATGCTGTATCTCGCGGCGCGGACCAACCACCGCGCGGCGCAGGCGACCGTCCCGGCGCATTGA